One stretch of Equus przewalskii isolate Varuska chromosome 9, EquPr2, whole genome shotgun sequence DNA includes these proteins:
- the WASF1 gene encoding actin-binding protein WASF1 isoform X2, with translation MPLVKRNIDPRHLCHTALPRGIKNELECVTNISLANIIRQLSSLSKYAEDIFGELFNEAHSFSFRVNSLQERVDRLSVSVTQLDPKEEELSLQDITMRKAFRSSTIQDQQLFDRRTLPVPLQETYDVCEQPPPLNILTPYRDDGKEGLKFYTNPSYFFDLWKEKMLQDTEDKRKEKRKQKKNLDRPHEPEKVPRAPHDRRREWQKLAQGPELAEDDANLLHKHIEVANGPASHFETRPQTYVDHMDGSYSLSALPFSQMSELLTRAEERVLVRPHEPPPPPPMHGAGDAKPIPTCISSATGLIENRPQSPATGRTPVFVSPTPPPPPPPLPSALSTSSLRASMTSTPPPPVPPPPPPPATALQAPAVPPPPAPLQIAPGVLHPAPPPIAPPLVQPSPPVARAAPVCETVPVHPLPQGEVQGLPPPPPPPPLPPPGIRPSSPVTVAALAHPPSGLHPTPSTAPGPHVPLMPPSPPSQVIPASEPKRHPSTLPVISDARSVLLEAIRKGIQLRKVEEQREQEAKHERIENDVATILSRRIAVEYSDSEDDSEFDEVDWLE, from the exons ATGCCATTAGTGAAAAGAAACATCGATCCTAGGCACTTGTGCCACACAGCACTGCCTCGAGGCATTAAGAACGAACTGGAATGTGTAACCAATATTTCCTTGGCAAATATAATTAGACAACTAAGTAGCCTAA GTAAATATGCTGAAGATATATTTGGAGAATTATTCAATGAAGCACATAGTTTTTCCTTCAGAGTTAATTCATTACAAGAACGTGTGGACCGTTTATCTGTTAGTGTTACACAGCTTGACCCTAAAGAAGAAGAAT tgtCTTTGCAAGATATAACAATGAGAAAAGCTTTCCGAAGTTCTACAATTCAAGATCAGCAGCTTTTCGACCGCAGGACTTTGCCTGTTCCCTTACAGGAGACATATGACGTCTGCGAACAGCCCCCGCCTCTCAATATACTCACTCCGTATAG AGATGACGGTAAAGAAGGTTTGAAGTTCTATACCAATCCTTCATATTTCTTTGatctatggaaagaaaaaatgttgcaAGACACAGAGgataagaggaaggaaaagaggaagcagaag AAAAATCTAGATCGTCCTCATGAACCAGAAAAAGTGCCAAGAGCACCTCATGACAGGCGGAGAGAATGGCAGAAGCTGGCCCAAGGTCCAGAGCTGGCTGAAGATGATGCTAATCTCTTGCATAAGCATATTGAAGTTGCCAATGGCCCAGCCTCTCATTTTGAAacaag acCTCAGACGTATGTGGATCATATGGATGGATCTTATTCACTTTCTGCCTTGCCATTTAGTCAGATGAGTGAGCTTTTGACTAGAGCTGAGGAAAGAGTCTTAGTCAGACCACATgaaccacctccacctccaccaatGCATGGAGCAGGAGATGCAAAACCCATACCCACCTGTATCAG TTCTGCTACAGGTTTGATAGAAAATCGCCCTCAGTCACCAGCTACAGGCAGGACACCTGTGTTTGTGAgccccactcccccacctccaccaccacctcttCCATCTGCCTTGTCAACTTCTTCATTAAGAGCTTCAATGACTTCAACTCCTCCCCCACCAGtacctcccccacctccacctccagccaCTGCTTTGCAAGCTCCAGCAGTACCAccacctccagctcctcttcAGATTGCCCCTGGAGTTCttcacccagctcctcctccaatTGCACCTCCTCTGGTACAGCCCTCTCCACCAGTAGCTAGAGCTGCCCCAGTATGTGAGACTGTACCAGTTCATCCACTCCCACAAGGCGAAGTCCAGGGgctgcctccacccccaccaccgcctcctcttcctccacctggcATTCGACCATCATCACCTGTCACAGTTGCAGCTCTTGCTCATCCTCCTTCTGGGCTACATCCAACTCCATCTACTGCCCCAGGTCCCCATGTTCCATTAATGCCTCCATCTCCTCCATCACAAGTTATACCTGCTTCCGAGCCAAAGCGTCATCCGTCAACCCTACCTGTAATCAGTGATGCCAGGAGTGTACTTCTGGAAGCAATACGAAAAG GTATCCAGCTACGCAAAGTAGAAGAGCAGCGTGAACAGGAAGCTAAACACGAACGCATTGAAAATGATGTTGCCACCATCCTGTCCCGCCGTATTGCTGTGGAGTACAGTGATTCAGAAGATGATTCAGAATTTGATGAAGTAGATTGGTTGGAGTAA
- the WASF1 gene encoding actin-binding protein WASF1 isoform X1, with protein sequence MPLVKRNIDPRHLCHTALPRGIKNELECVTNISLANIIRQLSSLSKYAEDIFGELFNEAHSFSFRVNSLQERVDRLSVSVTQLDPKEEELSLQDITMRKAFRSSTIQDQQLFDRRTLPVPLQETYDVCEQPPPLNILTPYRDDGKEGLKFYTNPSYFFDLWKEKMLQDTEDKRKEKRKQKQKNLDRPHEPEKVPRAPHDRRREWQKLAQGPELAEDDANLLHKHIEVANGPASHFETRPQTYVDHMDGSYSLSALPFSQMSELLTRAEERVLVRPHEPPPPPPMHGAGDAKPIPTCISSATGLIENRPQSPATGRTPVFVSPTPPPPPPPLPSALSTSSLRASMTSTPPPPVPPPPPPPATALQAPAVPPPPAPLQIAPGVLHPAPPPIAPPLVQPSPPVARAAPVCETVPVHPLPQGEVQGLPPPPPPPPLPPPGIRPSSPVTVAALAHPPSGLHPTPSTAPGPHVPLMPPSPPSQVIPASEPKRHPSTLPVISDARSVLLEAIRKGIQLRKVEEQREQEAKHERIENDVATILSRRIAVEYSDSEDDSEFDEVDWLE encoded by the exons ATGCCATTAGTGAAAAGAAACATCGATCCTAGGCACTTGTGCCACACAGCACTGCCTCGAGGCATTAAGAACGAACTGGAATGTGTAACCAATATTTCCTTGGCAAATATAATTAGACAACTAAGTAGCCTAA GTAAATATGCTGAAGATATATTTGGAGAATTATTCAATGAAGCACATAGTTTTTCCTTCAGAGTTAATTCATTACAAGAACGTGTGGACCGTTTATCTGTTAGTGTTACACAGCTTGACCCTAAAGAAGAAGAAT tgtCTTTGCAAGATATAACAATGAGAAAAGCTTTCCGAAGTTCTACAATTCAAGATCAGCAGCTTTTCGACCGCAGGACTTTGCCTGTTCCCTTACAGGAGACATATGACGTCTGCGAACAGCCCCCGCCTCTCAATATACTCACTCCGTATAG AGATGACGGTAAAGAAGGTTTGAAGTTCTATACCAATCCTTCATATTTCTTTGatctatggaaagaaaaaatgttgcaAGACACAGAGgataagaggaaggaaaagaggaagcagaag CAGAAAAATCTAGATCGTCCTCATGAACCAGAAAAAGTGCCAAGAGCACCTCATGACAGGCGGAGAGAATGGCAGAAGCTGGCCCAAGGTCCAGAGCTGGCTGAAGATGATGCTAATCTCTTGCATAAGCATATTGAAGTTGCCAATGGCCCAGCCTCTCATTTTGAAacaag acCTCAGACGTATGTGGATCATATGGATGGATCTTATTCACTTTCTGCCTTGCCATTTAGTCAGATGAGTGAGCTTTTGACTAGAGCTGAGGAAAGAGTCTTAGTCAGACCACATgaaccacctccacctccaccaatGCATGGAGCAGGAGATGCAAAACCCATACCCACCTGTATCAG TTCTGCTACAGGTTTGATAGAAAATCGCCCTCAGTCACCAGCTACAGGCAGGACACCTGTGTTTGTGAgccccactcccccacctccaccaccacctcttCCATCTGCCTTGTCAACTTCTTCATTAAGAGCTTCAATGACTTCAACTCCTCCCCCACCAGtacctcccccacctccacctccagccaCTGCTTTGCAAGCTCCAGCAGTACCAccacctccagctcctcttcAGATTGCCCCTGGAGTTCttcacccagctcctcctccaatTGCACCTCCTCTGGTACAGCCCTCTCCACCAGTAGCTAGAGCTGCCCCAGTATGTGAGACTGTACCAGTTCATCCACTCCCACAAGGCGAAGTCCAGGGgctgcctccacccccaccaccgcctcctcttcctccacctggcATTCGACCATCATCACCTGTCACAGTTGCAGCTCTTGCTCATCCTCCTTCTGGGCTACATCCAACTCCATCTACTGCCCCAGGTCCCCATGTTCCATTAATGCCTCCATCTCCTCCATCACAAGTTATACCTGCTTCCGAGCCAAAGCGTCATCCGTCAACCCTACCTGTAATCAGTGATGCCAGGAGTGTACTTCTGGAAGCAATACGAAAAG GTATCCAGCTACGCAAAGTAGAAGAGCAGCGTGAACAGGAAGCTAAACACGAACGCATTGAAAATGATGTTGCCACCATCCTGTCCCGCCGTATTGCTGTGGAGTACAGTGATTCAGAAGATGATTCAGAATTTGATGAAGTAGATTGGTTGGAGTAA